The Candidatus Nanopelagicales bacterium genome contains the following window.
CTGCTCGTGGGTGAAGCGTTTAGTGACGTAAGTACGCGCCAACACGAACAGGAAGGCGATCAAGCCACCAAGGACGTGCATTCCGTGAAAGCCGGTCGTTAGGTAGAAGACTGATCCGTAGGGCGACGACGACAGCGTCAGGCCCTCGGCCATCAATTCGGTGTACTCCTTGACCTGCCCGCCGATGAAGAAGGCACCCATCAGGAACGTGATGATGAACCACATTCGCAGCTTGCGGCGGTCGCCGCGCTCAGCCGCGAACACTCCCAACTGGCAGGTCACCGAGCTCAGAACCAGGATCGTGGTGTTGAAGGCGGCGAAGGGGACATTGAGCAACTCGGTCTGTTCAGCCCAGATTCCAGGGTTGACCGAACGCAGCGTGAAGTACATCGCGAACAGGGCTGCGAAGAACATCAACTCGCTCGAAAGCCAGAT
Protein-coding sequences here:
- a CDS encoding heme-copper oxidase subunit III, producing the protein MRAVATVTAEETRARVPVNRPNMVAIGTIIWLSSELMFFAALFAMYFTLRSVNPGIWAEQTELLNVPFAAFNTTILVLSSVTCQLGVFAAERGDRRKLRMWFIITFLMGAFFIGGQVKEYTELMAEGLTLSSSPYGSVFYLTTGFHGMHVLGGLIAFLFVLARTYVTKRFTHEQATTAIVVSYYWHFVDVVWIALFATIYILK